A genomic window from Glycine max cultivar Williams 82 chromosome 17, Glycine_max_v4.0, whole genome shotgun sequence includes:
- the LOC100790179 gene encoding GRIP and coiled-coil domain-containing protein 2 isoform X1, producing the protein MDRNKSRTDLLAAGKKKLQQFRQKKDNKGGSSHAKSSKKAGKPQLPDSDSDAASSASISTVTSQITDGNVEADSHSNMVNTESSESQSMANSLAHNNIDPSVDSSSVVTTYDTGNETVLDSNAEVAHQVHGVRENDSELSAQDQGEIAQDIGADVLEGVSLRTSDSQVSEGGATNDHASVPVAVLPSLASVTTAVGESVTDERKCQKREELLLLSEDIPNTSVMQTSEDQVTDLGSMQEADGLDMKKSYQSTDAVIDGQKQLPLSEVGESDQYLSGIALDKTRVEEASHEAEQLGKSIELLSSHELPRGTNEFDPARPLDVSYVYDANSINLLQLGEIIKGLNEEECRFLLEARGAVSDLNPLASSSVLSDNDISEAFQSLKEELFIANLMKNIFNTQLAEQLEFDDQRRQLVDEISQLRASHNQVNEKNQQLTEELANCRVELHDISSKNVELQNQFNAAMAEVEALSARVVDLQNSFDVSQKDSLELSTELADCRDLISSLQVEKKDMNETLDLTIAEKNELVEEKEFHLCESKNLATELADFKRLMEGVKVENSNLIDRISLVTEERNKIEAEIEHLRHEIDRLSLDLVENKDFVASLQSENSNLNGNLALSADKIKNLEDENQRLSSQIIVLNEQLSTEKGEQMRFEGDLKEAAERLEQISKENVFLNDTLNRHKAKIEEIGKERSQLVSQSRDLGNQVHVAREHEIAIIEDSLCMDQDPDEVFDDSHGFVSLNASLDEVEKVLVKLEKAIDELHSQSVSSSRSGEKVSSPVVSKLIQAFESKVQEDEHETETRDSSDVQSSSNSFMLTKRQIGDLKKLLSKWKLDVQIAGKLFKGERDDRKTGDAKYSDLKDQFEQLKQHCSDLEASNIELAVQYETAKQLLGDIQEKKCLLEEFYDALKQEDTCLKAKNNEFYEKLGYCQSKISELHTEMNDVKQISNDMASTVGSQLENLQKEVTERAMLLEHGWNMTIAPIVELVGKLKESVGGTLCTTVSSDAHGNSDISHQLEVSVNAAAEMIFDLRKKLEASYSEHEIVCTSYKEMNSKCDDLLGRNELALSLLHKMYSDLRKLVHGNGGTMDEDKIDLQSEALPDLLNYNSYQPILKHLGNILAEKLELESVTKEIKSELMHRETEMEELKMKCLGLDSVSKLIEDVAGMLNADISKIDINKSPLSCLDSLVSSLVQKTREAEIQYHTTKEGYGSKEMELAELKEKMHYLDTLCLENENEILVLKGSLHQAEEALTVARSELHKKANELEHSEQRVCSIREKLSIAVAKGKGLVVQRDGLKQSLAETSSELERCLQELQLKDTRLHEVETKLKTYAEAGERVEALESELSYIRNSSNALRESFLLKDSMLQRIEEILEDLDLPEQFHSRDIIEKIDWLASSVSGNSLPMNDWEQKEAVGGGSYSDAGYVVTDSWKDDSQLQPDSDDFRKKIEELQSKYYGLAEQNEMLEQSLMERNSLVQRWEELVNRVEMPSHLQSMETEDKIECIGSALTEANHHIDSMQLKIEKYDSYCGLLNADLQESQRTVSALQEDLSALTSEREHLSEKMESLVYEYEKLSLQTREAELENGKLHDEITSLKDKLEHKTAIEEQIFTIDYKIRKLRDLIGDALSESETENMVFGSANIDSLEELLGKLVEKLNMERKLSAQTREAELENQKLQTEISSLKDKLEQKAAIEEQIFTIDGKIRKLQDLVGDALSESETENLVSCSANIDSLEELLRKLIENHAKLSSMKPAYGVVGDGLHSQKGDATVHEERSIDVHDEEAADMDRYKRDLEESLNELIHVKEERNRSLEKQISLSGEVEALTKRIEELQGLLNQEEQKSASFSEKLSGEVETLTKRNEELQGLLSQEEQKSASVREKLSGEVETLAKRIEELQGLLNQEEQKSASVREKLNVAVRKGKSLVQQRDSLKQTIEEMTVEMEHLKSEIYNRENTLAEHEQKLRLLSTYPDRLEALESDSLLLKKHLEETEHHLQEHEYSLKLILNKLDEIEVGGEGHISDPVKKLEWVGKLCSDLHSAVASLEQESRKSKRASELLLAELNEVQERNDSFQEELAKVNAELVDLRRERDSAEAAKLEMFAHLEKLSALHEEGKKSHFSDIMELKSSLNQVCKSFDEVQNLLSNAFFLDLESYRKVEASLESCMKGNNDKNVVDSSVTKERDGILHWSSANKKSSVSADPWSDFDRIDHYDDNTIVEISRLFGHQLQELMLEVSSLKERINMHSSLTQEQDKTLSKLMASIQREMTSQKESCETMKKQVSERDGELIALRGNVACLYDACINFVIVLENEKAELVGRKVESADLGINLETPSFDDGISEECIKTLTDRLLLAAKGFASIRTEFLDANLKEMKATITNFQRELQEKDVQRDRICSELVKQIKDAEAAANSYSQDLQAFRLQEHNLKKEVEAIEAERKILENRVNELQDRQETAAELEEKKRSQTDLLAAKDQEIEALMHALDEEETQMEELTNKIVDFEMVVQQKNQEIENLESSRGKVMKKLSITVSKFDELHHLSASLLSEVEKLQSQLQERDTEISFLRQEVTRCTNDVLLASQMSNQSSDEIFEFLMWVDTIVSHDGVHDIYPDMKSNSKVHECKEILHKKLTSLLSELENLREVAESKDAMLQIERSKVEELSHKTVTLETSLHEKELQLNLLEGVEDTGKGAGTSSEIVEVKPAMNDWSPSGAFVTPQVRSLRKGNSDHVAIAVDVDPGSTSRIEDEEDDKVHGFKSLTTSTIVPRFTRPLTDLIDGLWVSCDRTLMRQPVLRLGIIIYWAIMHALLAFFVV; encoded by the exons ATGGACCGGAACAAGAGCCGTACCGATCTGCTCGCTGCTGgcaagaaaaag ctCCAACAATTTCGTCAGAAGAAGGACAATAAAGGTGGTAGTAGCCATGCAAAATCATCAAAAAAAGCTGGCAAGCCTCAGCTACCTGACTCTGATTCTGATGCTGCAAGTAGTGCCTCAATTTCAACGGTAACATCTCAAATTACTGATGGAAATGTTGAAGCTGACAGTCACTCCAATATGGTTAATACGGAATCATCAGAGTCACAGTCTATGGCAAACTCATTAGCTCACAACAATATTGATCCATCTGTTGATTCTTCATCCGTGGTCACTACATATGATACAGGCAATGAAACTGTATTGGATTCTAATGCCGAGGTAGCACATCAAGTTCATGGTGTCCGTGAGAATGATTCTGAGTTATCTGCCCAAGATCAAGGGGAAATCGCTCAAGACATTGGTGCTGATGTGCTAGAGGGTGTGTCTTTGAGAACTTCAGATAGCCAGGTTTCTGAAGGTGGAGCAACAAATGATCATGCATCTGTACCTGTTGCCGTTTTGCCCTCACTTGCTTCTGTTACAACTGCAGTGGGGGAGAGTGTTACAGATGAAAGAAAGTGTCAAAAGAGGGAAGAGTTGTTGCTTTTATCTGAGGATATACCCAATACATCTGTGATGCAAACAAGCGAAGATCAGGTAACAGATTTAG GGTCAATGCAGGAAGCTGATGGTTTGGACATGAAGAAATCTTATCAAAGCACTGATGCTGTGATTGATGGTCAAAAGCAGCTTCCTTTGTCTGAGGTTGGTGAGAGTGACCAGTATCTTTCAGGAATTGCTTTGGACAAGACTAGAGTTGAGGAGGCATCTCATGAAGCTGAGCAACTAGGCAAGTCAATTGAATTACTCTCCTCTCACGAGCTGCCAAGGGGAACTAATGAGTTTGATCCAGCCAGACCATTGGATGTCTCCTATGTTTATGATGCAAACTCAATTAATCTCTTGCAGCTGGGTGAAATTATAAAGGGGCTTAATGAAGAAGAGTGTCGGTTTCTGCTCGAGGCAAGAGGAGCAGTCTCTGATTTGAATCCTTTAGCCAGTAGTTCAGTTCTATCAGACAATGACATTTCAGAAGCATTTCAGAGTCTCAAAGAAGAATTGTTCATTgcaaacttaatgaaaaatatatttaacactCAACTAGCTGAACAACTGGAGTTTGATGATCAGCGTCGCCAGTTGGTTGATGAAATATCTCAGCTCCGTGCTTCTCATAATCAAGTTAATGAGAAGAATCAACAACTTACTGAAGAACTTGCTAATTGCCGTGTTGAACTACATGATATTTCTAGCAAGAATGTAGAActacaaaatcaatttaatgcTGCCATGGCTGAGGTGGAAGCTCTTTCTGCCAGAGTGGTTGATCTGCAGAATAGTTTTGACGTGTCCCAAAAAGATTCATTGGAATTGTCCACAGAGTTGGCTGACTGCAGAGACTTGATCTCAAGTTTACAGGTGGAAAAGAAGGACATGAATGAAACACTTGATTTGACGATTGCTGAGAAAAATGAACTTGTGGAGGAGAAGGAATTTCATCTATGTGAAAGTAAGAATCTGGCAACTGAATTAGCTGACTTCAAGAGATTGATGGAAGGAGTAAAAGTTGAGAATTCCAACTTAATTGACAGGATCTCTTTGGTGACTGAAGAGAGGAATaagattgaagcagaaattgAGCATCTCAGACATGAGATCGATAGGCTGTCATTAGATTtggttgaaaataaagattttgtgGCAAGTCTACAGTCAGAAAATTCCAACTTAAATGGTAACCTTGCATTGTCAGCTGATAAGATTAAAAATCTCgaagatgaaaatcaaagacTCTCTTCTCAAATCATTGTCCTAAATGAGCAATTGTCTACAGAAAAGGGGGAACAAATGAGGTTTGAAGGTGACCTTAAAGAAGCCGCAGAGCGCCTGGAACAAATTTCCAAGGAAAATGTGTTTCTCAATGACACTTTGAATAGGCACAAGGCCAAGATAGAAGAAATTGGAAAGGAGCGCAGCCAACTGGTATCTCAATCTAGGGACCTTGGAAATCAAGTTCATGTTGCACGTGAGCATGAAATTGCTATTATTGAAGATTCTCTGTGTATGGATCAGGATCCAGATGAAGTCTTTGATGATTCTCATGGGTTTGTTTCATTGAATGCTTCCTTGGATGAGGTGGAGAAAGTTCTGGTGAAGCTTGAAAAGGCAATCGATGAGTTGCATTCTCAATCAGTATCCTCCAGCAGGTCCGGTGAAAAAGTTTCTTCGCCTGTGGTATCAAAATTGATACAGGCTTTTGAATCAAAAGTACAAGAAGATGAGCATGAGACAGAAACAAGGGATTCCAGTGATGTTCAGTCATCATCAAACTCATTTATGTTAACCAAAAGGCAAATTGGAGATTTGAAAAAATTGCTTTCGAAGTGGAAGCTGGATGTTCAGATTGCGGGTAAATTATTCAAGGGGGAGCGAGATGATCGGAAAACTGGTGATGCGAAGTACAGTGATCTCAAGGACCAGTTTGAACAATTGAAGCAACATTGCTCGGATTTGGAAGCATCCAACATTGAACTTGCAGTTCAATATGAAACTGCAAAGCAACTTCTGGGTGATATTCAAGAAAAGAAATGCCTGCTTGAGGAATTCTATGATGCTTTAAAGCAAGAAGATACCTGTCTCAAagctaaaaataatgaattttatgaGAAGCTTGGCTACTGTCAGTCCAAAATTAGTGAATTGCATACTGAAATGAATGATGTgaaacaaatttcaaatgatATGGCTTCTACTGTTGGCAGTCAACTGGAAAATTTGCAGAAGGAGGTGACAGAGAGGGCAATGCTACTTGAGCATGGCTGGAATATGACTATTGCCCCGATTGTTGAGTTAGTTGGGAAGCTGAAAGAATCAGTTGGTGGAACTTTGTGCACAACTGTTTCTTCTGATGCTCATGGCAACTCGGATATCAGTCATCAGTTAGAAGTTTCAGTTAATGCAGCTGCTGAAATGATTTTTGATCTGCGGAAGAAACTTGAAGCTTCTTATTCGGAACATGAAATAGTGTGCACATCATATAAAGAAATGAATTCAAAATGTGATGATCTGCTTGGGAGGAATGAATTGGCTCTTAGTCTATTGCATAAGATGTACAGTGACCTGAGGAAACTTGTGCATGGTAATGGTGGCACTATGGATGAAGATAAGATAGATTTACAAAGTGAAGCGCTGCCTGATCTTCTGAACTATAATAGCTATCAGCCCATCTTGAAACATCTTGGGAATATATTGGCCGAGAAGCTGGAACTTGAGTCTGTTACCAAGGAGATTAAGTCAGAATTGATGCACAGGGAAACAGAAATGGAAGAATTGAAGATGAAGTGCCTTGGTTTAGATTCTGTTAGTAAGCTAATAGAAGATGTGGCGGGCATGCTGAATGCGGACATTTCAAAGATCGATATAAATAAATCACCCCTTTCTTGCTTAGATTCATTAGTCTCTAGTCTTGTACAGAAAACCAGAGAGGCTGAAATCCAGTATCACACAACTAAAGAAGGATATGGATCTAAGGAGATGGAATTGGCtgaattgaaggaaaaaatgCATTATCTAGACACACTTTGTCttgagaatgaaaatgaaatcctTGTTCTGAAGGGAAGCTTACATCAGGCTGAGGAAGCTCTTACTGTTGCTCGTTCTGAATTGCACAAGAAAGCAAATGAACTTGAGCATTCAGAACAGCGGGTGTGCTCCATTCGGGAGAAACTTAGCATAGCTGTTGCCAAGGGGAAAGGGTTGGTTGTACAGCGAGATGGCCTCAAGCAATCCTTGGCAGAGACATCCAGTGAATTGGAGAGATGCTTGCAAGAGTTACAGTTGAAAGATACAAGGCTTCACGAGGTTGAAACGAAACTTAAGACATATGCAGAGGCTGGTGAACGTGTTGAAGCTCTGGAATCTGAGCTTTCTTATATCCGTAATTCATCTAATGCTTTGAGAGAGTCATTTCTTCTTAAAGATTCAATGCTTCAGAGGATAGAGGAAATATTGGAAGACCTAGATCTGCCAGAGCAGTTTCATTCCAGAGATATAATTGAAAAGATTGATTGGTTGGCTAGTTCAGTTTCGGGAAACTCATTGCCAATGAATGATTGGGAACAGAAGGAAGCTGTGGGAGGAGGCTCATACTCTGATGCTGGTTATGTTGTCACGGATTCATGGAAAGATGATAGTCAGCTACAACCAGATTCagatgattttagaaaaaaaattgaggagtTGCAGAGTAAGTATTATGGGTTGGCTGAGCAAAATGAAATGCTGGAGCAATCATTGATGGAAAGAAACAGCTTAGTTCAGAGATGGGAAGAGCTTGTAAATAGGGTTGAAATGCCTTCACATTTGCAGTCTATGGAGACGGAGGATAAGATTGAATGTATAGGTAGTGCGCTTACTGAGGCTAATCATCATATAGATTCAATGCAGCTGAAGATTGAAAAATATGATAGCTATTGTGGATTGCTAAATGCCGATCTGCAAGAGTCTCAAAGGACAGTGTCTGCTCTTCAAGAAGACCTTAGTGCTCTTACATCTGAAAGAGAGCACCTTTCTGAGAAAATGGAGTCTTTGGTGTATGAGTATGAGAAACTATCATTGCAGACAAGGGAGGCTGAACTTGAGAATGGAAagctgcatgatgaaataactAGTTTGAAGGATAAATTGGAACACAAAACTGCAATTGAAGAACAAATTTTCACTATTGATTACAAGATCAGAAAGTTGCGAGACTTAATTGGTGATGCCTTGTCGGAATCTGAAACAGAAAATATGGTTTTCGGTAGTGCAAATATTGATTCCTTGGAAGAATTGCTGGGAAAGCTTGTAGAAAAGCTGAACATGGAAAGGAAACTATCAGCACAGACAAGAGAAGCTGAACTTGAGAATCAAAAGTTGCAAACTGAAATTTCTAGTTTGAAGGATAAATTGGAACAGAAAGCTGCAATTGAAGAACAAATTTTCACCATTGATGGTAAAATCAGAAAATTGCAAGACTTAGTTGGTGATGCCTTGTCAGAATCTGAAACAGAAAATTTGGTTTCTTGTAGTGCAAATATTGATTCCTTGGAAGAATTGCTGAGAAAGCTTATAGAAAATCATGCAAAGCTTTCATCAATGAAACCTGCATATGGGGTTGTAGGTGATGGACTCCATTCTCAAAAGGGTGATGCTACAGTTCATGAGGAAAGAAGTATAGATGTACATGATGAGGAGGCAGCAGATATGGATAGATATAAAAGAGATCTGGAGGAGTCTTTAAATGAATTGATACATGTGAAGGAGGAGAGAAATAGATCTTTGGAAAAGCAAATATCTTTATCAGGTGAAGTTGAAGCTCTGACTAAAAGAATTGAGGAATTGCAAGGGCTTCTTAATCAGGAGGAGCAGAAATCAGCTTCTTTTAGTGAGAAATTATCAGGTGAAGTTGAAACTCTGACTAAAAGAAATGAGGAATTGCAAGGGCTTCTTAGTCAGGAGGAGCAGAAATCAGCTTCTGTTAGAGAGAAGTTATCAGGTGAAGTTGAAACTCTGGCTAAAAGAATTGAGGAATTGCAAGGGCTTCTTAATCAGGAGGAGCAGAAATCAGCTTCTGTTAGGGAGAAGTTAAATGTTGCAGTCAGGAAAGGGAAGTCATTGGTGCAACAACGAGACAGTCTAAAGCAAACCATTGAAGAGATGACTGTTGAGATGGAGCACTTGAAATCTGAGATATACAACCGGGAAAACACTCTTGCAGAGCATGAACAGAAGTTGAGACTGTTGTCAACCTACCCAGATAGGTTAGAAGCTCTTGAATCTGACAGTTTGCTTCTGAAGAAACATTTGGAAGAAACTGAGCACCATTTGCAGGAGCATGAATATTCTCTGAAACTGATTTTGAATAAGTTAGATGAAATTGAGGTTGGTGGTGAAGGTCATATAAGTGATCCAGTGAAGAAATTGGAATGGGTTGGGAAGTTATGCTCTGATCTACATAGTGCTGTGGCATCTTTAGAACAAGAATCCAGGAAGTCTAAAAGAGCATCAGAACTACTCTTGGCAGAGTTAAATGAGGTTCAAGAAAGGAATGATAGTTTTCAGGAGGAGCTCGCAAAGGTGAATGCTGAACTTGTGGATCTCAGAAGAGAAAGGGATTCAGCTGAGGCTGCCAAACTGGAAATGTTTGCACATCTTGAAAAATTATCAGCCTTGCATGAGGAGGGAAAAAAGAGCCATTTTTCTGACATCATGGAATTAAAATCTAGTTTGAACCAAGTCTGCAAAAGCTTTGATGAGGTTCAGAATTTACTGTCTAATGCTTTTTTCTTGGATTTGGAATCTTATCGGAAAGTTGAGGCTAGTCTCGAGTCATGTATGAAAGGAAACAATGATAAAAATGTGGTGGATTCATCTGTCACCAAAGAACGTGATGGCATTTTACACTGGTCATCTGCTAATAAG AAGAGCTCTGTGTCTGCAGATCCTTGGTCAGATTTTGACAGAATTGACCACTATGATGATAATACTATTGTTGAAATTTCTCGTCTATTTGGGCATCAACTGCAAGAGCTCATGTTGGAGGTCAGTTCTCTTAAGGAAAGAATAAACATGCACTCAAGTTTGACACAGGAACAAGACAAAACTCTATCTAAACTAATGGCAAGTATTCAAAGGGAAATGACTTCCCAAAAAGAGTCGTGTGAAACCATGAAGAAACAAGTAAGTGAGCGAGATGGGGAACTTATTGCATTACGTGGGAACGTTGCCTGCCTTTATGATGCATGCATTAATTTTGTCATTGtacttgaaaatgaaaaagctGAACTGGTTGGAAGGAAGGTTGAATCTGCAGATCTAGGAATTAACTTGGAAACACCTTCATTTGATGATGGCATATCTGAGGAATGCATTAAAACCCTGACAGATAGACTGCTGTTGGCTGCAAAAGGTTTTGCTAGTATAAGAACTGAATTTTTAGATGCCAATCTAAAGGAAATGAAGGCTACTATAACAAATTTTCAGAGAGAGCTTCAGGAGaaggatgttcaaagagataGGATTTGCTCAGAACTGGTAAAACAGATCAAGGATGCTGAAGCTGCTGCAAACAGTTACTCTCAAGATCTTCAAGCTTTTAGGCTTCAAGAACATAATCTAAAGAAAGAGGTGGAAGCAATTGAGGCAGAAAGGAAGATACTGGAAAATAGAGTGAATGAACTGCAGGATAGACAAGAAACTGCAGCTGAATTAGAGGAGAAAAAGAGATCTCAAACTGATTTACTGGCTGCCAAAGATCAAG AAATCGAAGCACTAATGCATGCACTTGATGAGGAAGAAACGCAGATGGAAGAGTTGACAAATAAGATTGTGGATTTTGAAATGGTtgttcaacaaaagaatcaaGAGATTGAGAACCTTGAATCTTCTCGTGGTAAGGTTATGAAAAAGCTTTCCATAACTGTTAGCAAGTTTGATGAGCTTCACCACCTGTCTGCAAGTCTCCTTTCTGAAGTTGAAAAGCTCCAATCCCAGTTGCAAGAAAGAGATACTGAAATTTCTTTCTTGAGGCAAGAGGTTACTAGATGCACTAATGATGTTCTTCTTGCATCACAAATGAGCAACCAGAGTTCTGATGAGATCTTTGAGTTCTTGATGTGGGTTGACACAATTGTGTCTCATGATGGGGTGCATGATATATATCCTGATATGAAGAGCAACAGTAAGGTTCATGAATGCAAAGAAATACTTCATAAGAAGCTTACGTCTTTATTGTCAGAATTGGAGAATCTAAGGGAAGTTGCAGAAAGCAAGGATGCAATGTTGCAAATAGAAAGGAGCAAGGTAGAAGAACTGAGCCACAAAACAGTAACTCTTGAGACATCCTTACATGAGAaagaattgcaattgaatttgcTTGAAGGTGTGGAAGACACTGGAAAGGGAGCTGGCACAAGCTCAGAAATTGTGGAGGTAAAACCAGCG atgaaTGATTGGTCGCCATCTGGTGCTTTTGTAACACCTCAAGTTCGCAGTTTGCGCAAAGGCAATAGTGATCATGTTGCCATTGCTGTAGATGTAGACCCTGGTAGTACTAGTAGGATAGAAGATGAAGAGGACGACAAAG TCCATGGTTTCAAATCCCTCACAACATCCACAATTGTCCCAAGATTTACTAGACCTTTGACTGACTTGATTGATGGCTTGTG GGTTTCTTGTGATCGGACTCTAATGAGACAACCCGTCTTACGGCTTGGAATTATAATTTATTGGGCCATAATGCACGCACTCCttgcattttttgttgtttga